One stretch of Roseovarius mucosus DNA includes these proteins:
- the panC gene encoding pantoate--beta-alanine ligase produces MSAPILRDLDALRAATRPWILAGETIGVVPTMGALHDGHLSLAAAAKAICDRVIVTIFVNPKQFNNPEDLKNYPRTETEDARKLERFAVDALWVPEGDQMYPPHFATTVSVAGLTDVMEGVYRPGHFDGMATVVTKLFTQTAATDAFFGEKDYQQLMVVRRMAADLDIPITVHGCPTIREIDGLAMSSRNLLLSDRARTTAPVLHEVMEQIADGLRAGTDFQALHTKAVARLERAGFTGVDYLDLRAQDDLSALAAPTRPARLFAAAWLAGVRLIDNIAIGS; encoded by the coding sequence ATGAGCGCGCCCATTCTGCGCGACCTTGACGCGCTGCGTGCCGCCACCCGGCCTTGGATTCTTGCGGGCGAGACGATTGGCGTCGTGCCCACCATGGGCGCGCTGCATGACGGGCATCTGTCACTCGCAGCGGCAGCCAAGGCCATCTGCGACCGGGTGATCGTGACTATCTTTGTCAATCCCAAGCAGTTCAACAATCCCGAAGACCTCAAGAACTATCCCCGCACCGAAACCGAGGATGCGCGCAAGCTGGAACGCTTTGCGGTAGACGCCCTCTGGGTGCCGGAGGGCGATCAGATGTATCCACCACATTTCGCCACCACCGTTTCTGTCGCGGGCCTCACCGACGTGATGGAGGGTGTCTATCGACCGGGCCATTTCGACGGGATGGCCACTGTCGTGACCAAGCTTTTTACCCAGACGGCGGCCACCGACGCCTTTTTCGGCGAAAAGGACTATCAGCAACTGATGGTCGTGCGCCGGATGGCGGCGGATCTCGATATTCCGATCACTGTGCATGGCTGCCCGACGATCCGGGAAATCGACGGTCTGGCCATGTCCTCGCGCAACCTTTTGCTGTCGGACCGCGCCCGCACCACGGCCCCCGTGCTGCATGAGGTGATGGAGCAGATCGCGGACGGGCTGCGCGCCGGCACCGATTTCCAAGCGCTGCACACCAAGGCCGTGGCGCGGCTGGAACGTGCGGGCTTTACCGGGGTCGATTACCTTGATCTGCGCGCGCAGGACGATCTATCGGCCTTGGCGGCCCCCACGCGCCCGGCCCGTCTTTTTGCGGCCGCATGGCTTGCGGGCGTGCGCCTGATCGACAATATCGCGATCGGAAGCTGA